A region from the Nostoc sp. HK-01 genome encodes:
- a CDS encoding cyclase/dehydrase has protein sequence MTSTGDRTTKNPPEANEMERWASLIGGGAMVLTGLSQRSLKGVLTALAGGGLVYQGLTKQSTIQQAQDAIGINKPIKVEKTVTINKPADELYRFWHNFEQLPTFMKHLQSVKVYDAKRSHWIASAPLGNNVAWDAEILEDRENEFISWASVEGAEIENSGFVRFKKAPGDRGTEVKVVLEYNIPGGGLSAALAKLFGEEPEQQIGDDLRRFKMLMEAGEIATTEGQPTGSR, from the coding sequence ATGACTTCTACAGGCGATCGCACAACTAAAAATCCCCCAGAAGCTAATGAGATGGAACGCTGGGCTTCTCTCATTGGTGGTGGGGCTATGGTACTCACAGGTTTAAGCCAACGCTCTTTAAAAGGTGTGTTAACTGCACTGGCTGGCGGTGGTTTAGTTTACCAAGGTTTAACGAAGCAAAGCACAATTCAGCAAGCACAGGATGCTATTGGCATTAATAAACCAATCAAAGTTGAAAAGACGGTAACTATTAATAAACCAGCCGATGAACTTTATCGTTTTTGGCACAACTTTGAGCAGTTACCCACCTTTATGAAGCATCTGCAATCTGTGAAAGTGTATGACGCAAAACGTTCTCATTGGATTGCGAGTGCGCCCTTGGGTAACAACGTCGCATGGGATGCAGAGATTCTAGAAGATAGAGAAAACGAGTTTATTTCTTGGGCTTCGGTAGAAGGCGCAGAGATAGAGAATTCTGGCTTTGTCAGATTTAAAAAAGCCCCAGGCGATCGCGGTACAGAAGTCAAAGTAGTTTTAGAATACAACATCCCCGGCGGCGGATTAAGTGCGGCTCTCGCCAAACTTTTCGGCGAAGAACCAGAACAACAAATTGGTGATGACTTACGCCGCTTCAAAATGCTGATGGAAGCCGGAGAAATCGCCACAACCGAAGGTCAACCAACAGGAAGTAGGTAG